The Musa acuminata AAA Group cultivar baxijiao chromosome BXJ2-2, Cavendish_Baxijiao_AAA, whole genome shotgun sequence genome has a segment encoding these proteins:
- the LOC135605429 gene encoding pheromone-processing carboxypeptidase KEX1-like translates to MDSSSSSSSSSSSKPHSLSRPCLCSPTTHLGSFRCKLHRGPRKSSGRSVAHAGSPETKGPAKATSMGGLLMQMIRPSSHDLRRRRHFQPKPSRFFLMKEMEALCRSKSNGPADLHSMAELLVAETVLAVERSLLWLFLAVGSSSSQIGPVNDESEVIYQTLQRSKPEAMLENKDDGESDEDEDEDDNGDDGAGQEDGGEDDLSGEEGNDNQGDDNDNDDPEVNGEGGSEDEEDDDDDDEEEEEDEEEDEDEEDEEEEEELPQPPTKKRK, encoded by the exons atggattcttcttcttcttcttcttcttcttcttcatccaagCCCCACAGCCTTTCTCGGCCCTGCCTCTGTTCGCCGACGACGCACCTGGGTTCCTTCCGGTGCAAGCTCCACCGTGGTCCGAGAAAGAGTTCCGGCCGATCAGTGGCGCACGCGGGATCGCCGGAGACGAAGGGACCAGCGAAGGCGACGTCGATGGGCGGCCTCCTCATGCAGATGATACGACCGTCGAGCCATGATCTCCGCAGGAGGAGGCACTTCCAGCCcaagccttcaaggttcttccTGATGAAAG AGATGGAGGCGCTGTGCCGAAGCAAGAGTAATGGACCTGCTGATCTTCATTCCATGGCCGAATTACTCGTGGCGGAGACCGTTTTGGCTGTGGAAAGGTCGCTCCTTTGGCTTTTCCTGGCG GTGGGCTCTTCATCAAGTCAAATTGGTCCAGTGAATGATGAGTCTGAAGTAATTTACCA GACACTTCAAAGAAGTAAACCTGAAGCCATGCTCGAGAATAAGGACGATGGCGAGTCAGATGAGGACGAGGATGAGGATGACAATGGCGATGATGGAGCTGGCCAAGAAGACGGAGGCGAAGATGATCTCTCGGGAGAGGAGGGGAATGATAACCAAGGAGACGATAACGACAACGATGACCCTGAGGTCAATGGTGAAGGGGGAAgtgaagatgaagaagatgacgacgacgatgatgaagaggaagaggaggatgaggaagaggacgaagacgaggaggatgaggaggaagaggaggaactcCCGCAGCCACCTACCAAGAAGAGAAAGTGA
- the LOC103972455 gene encoding uncharacterized protein LOC103972455 isoform X4: MMAFGRAQAILMFATISLHSAVAGLQETPVSGAAEDVFLISPRRSANSPARILVENTSFVLAAERTRRRDPLNGFKLYNGGWNISDLHYWASVGFTAAPLFAVAAVWFFGFALVLSLICCCYCCFPRRSCSFSRTTCALAVALLILCTAATIVGCVVLFHGQDKFHGTTSNTLDFVEGQSNTTVSNLRSFSTNLADAKKVGVGQISLPADEQAAIDAVVKSLNDAADGVSSRTADNSKRIRDYLDTVRLVLIILVAAVLLLVLLGLTFSILGLQFLVYIFVLVGWVLVAATFFLSGLFLLLHNAVADTCVSMDEWALHPREHTAMDDILPCVDVATTNASLRRSREVTFQLVNVVNQVITNVSNADFPPMLKPLYYNQSGPLLPPLCNPYDPDLGSRNCTTGELGFNNVSQVWRSYVCQVTVVNGSDICATVGRITPKIYAQMMAAANVSHGLYQYGPFLAGLADCTFVRQTFRSITLDHCPGLGRYSKQVFIGLAMASAAVMLSLVLWVIYARARWHRKRNKQLLARSDHEQLHLQEKYLLGTPRSGR, from the exons ATGATGGCGTTCGGTAGAGCTCAGGCGATTTTGATGTTCGCCACCATTTCTCTGCATTCTGCCGTTGCGGGACTGCAAGAAACACCAGTTTCAG GAGCAGCAGAGGACGTCTTTTTGATTTCGCCAAGGAGATCTGCCAATTCACCTGCTCGAATCCTCGTGGAGAACACGTCCTTCGTCTTGGCCGCAGAGAGGACTCGAAGAAGAGATCCTTTAAACGGATTCAAACTCTACAATGGTGGCTGGAACATCAGCGATCTGCACTACTGGGCC TCCGTCGGCTTCACTGCTGCTCCTCTCTTCGCCGTCGCCGCCGTCTGGTTCTTCGGCTTCGCTCTGGTCTTGTCTTTGATTtgttgctgctactgctgcttccCCCGACGCAGTTGTTCCTTCTCCCGCACAACTTGCGCTCTCGCCGTCGCACTTCTCATCCTGTGCACTGCTGCCACAAT AGTCGGATGCGTTGTTCTGTTCCATGGACAGGATAAGTTCCATGGAACCACGTCGAACACCTTGGATTTCGTCGAGGGCCAGTCGAACACCACCGTCTCCAACCTTAGGAGCTTCTCCACCAACCTGGCCGACGCTAAGAAGGTCGGGGTGGGTCAGATCTCCCTTCCGGCCGACGAGCAGGCCGCGATCGACGCAGTCGTGAAAAGTCTCAACGACGCCGCGGACGGCGTTTCCTCTCGCACAGCGGACAATTCCAAGAGGATACGAGACTACTTGGATACTGT GCGTCTTGTGTTGATCATCCTCGTGGCTGCAGTGCTCCTTCTGGTTCTTCTCGGATTAA CATTTTCGATTCTTGGACTGCAATTTCTCGTCTACAT ATTCGTCCTCGTTGGATGGGTGCTGGTGGCAGCAACCTTCTTCTTGAgcggcctcttcctcctcctccacaa TGCAGTGGCGGACACTTGCGTCTCGATGGATGAATGGGCTCTTCACCCCCGCGAGCACACGGCCATGGACGACATCCTCCCTTGCGTGGACGTCGCCACCACTAACGCGTCTCTGAGGCGAAGCAGGGAGGTCACCTTTCAGCTGGTGAACGTCGTCAACCAGGTGATCACCAACGTCTCCAACGCCGACTTCCCACCCATGCTCAAGCCTCTCTACTACAACCAGTCCGGTCCCCTGTTGCCTCCTCTCTGCAACCCGTACGACCCAGACCTCGGCAGCCGCAACTGCACcaccggagaattagggttcaacAACGTCTCTCAG GTATGGCGCAGCTACGTGTGCCAAGTCACAGTGGTCAATGGATCCGACATCTGTGCCACCGTCGGTCGCATTACTCCCAAGATCTACGCACAGATGATGGCAGCAGCGAACGTGAGCCACGGCCTGTACCAGTACGGGCCGTTCCTCGCAGGGCTAGCGGACTGCACCTTCGTGCGGCAGACCTTCCGGTCCATCACCCTCGACCACTGCCCCGGCCTGGGGCGTTACAGCAAACAGGTCTTCATCGGCTTGGCCATGGCCTCAGCGGCGGTGATGCTGTCTTTGGTTCTCTGGGTCATCTACGCCCGCGCGAGGTGGCATCGCAAGCGTAACAAGCAGCTTCTGGCTCGATCCGACCATGAACAACTGCACCTGCAAGAGAAATATCTACTGGGAACTCCGAGATCAGGAAGATGA
- the LOC135605427 gene encoding uncharacterized protein LOC135605427, with translation MAVPTAAAGDADEWIHDACLHPHLVAAVLLSFRRRSRLDSETECDEKPSTSATPVPTALLEWGRKRSRMMRLPRTLSWTMGEEEEVAAAAAKRKGKRRASPQSPLEGYSSASASGGDDGARAPGSACLAAATPDDRLTKVVGNPRAPSVSSIPASSSIQRPPPKKMTKPELQAVERTLLEERAKLHKEMEDLRRAVEVLRADNCKMQMHLESPKIPVKVHVVLEDVQFPGICQHITPSSLPGRKDLLMIPDLNDPLPDC, from the exons ATGGCTGTTCCCACTGCTGCTGCGGGCGACGCTGACGAGTGGATCCACGACGCCTGCCTCCACCCTCATCTCGTGGCTGCCGTCCTCCTCAGCTTTCGCCGACGGAGCCGGCTTGACTCGGAGACGGAGTGCGACGAGAAGCCGTCGACGTCCGCGACACCTGTGCCGACGGCGTTGCTGGAATGGGGAAGGAAGAGGTCGCGGATGATGAGGCTCCCCAGAACCCTCTCGTGGACGatgggggaggaggaagaagttgcggcggcggcggcgaagaGAAAGGGGAAGAGGAGGGCGAGCCCGCAGTCGCCCCTGGAGGGATACAGCAGCGCGTCGGCGAGCGGCGGCGACGATGGTGCGAGGGCCCCGGGATCTGCCTGCCTTGCCGCCGCCACGCCGGATGACCGGCTCACCAAG GTGGTCGGCAACCCACGGGCACCGTCGGTTTCATCGATCCCTGCTTCGAGCTCCATCCAACGGCCACCGCCGAAGAAAATG ACGAAGCCGGAGCTGCAGGCGGTAGAGAGAACGCTGCTGGAAGAGAGAGCGAAGCTTCATAag GAGATGGAAGACCTGCGGAGAGCTGTGGAGGTGCTGAGGGCGGACAATTGCAAGATGCAG ATGCACTTGGAGTCGCCAAAGATACCAGTTAAGGTTCACGTGGTTCTTGAAGATGTCCAATTCCCTGGAATATGCCAGCACATCACTCCATCTTCGCTCCCTGGCCGCAAAGATTTGTTAATGATACCAGACCTCAATGATCCATTGCCAGATTGTTGA
- the LOC103973986 gene encoding uncharacterized methyltransferase At2g41040, chloroplastic, giving the protein MTGLMAISSPTLSSSQLPSSLRGFRPPPHPLWLRARPSVPGLRSSRGLRVSATAALSVEQETRVQHNDSMDLQLLACPICYEPLIRKGPAGLNVPSIYRSGFKCQKCNKSFTSKDVYLDLTITSGTTEYSEFKPARTELFRSPLVSFLYERGWRQNFNRSGFPGLDEEFNMAQEYFKPVAGGLLVDVSCGSGLFSRKFAKSGSFSAVVALDFSENMLRQCYEFIKQDDTLITTNLALVRADVSRLPFASGSIDAVHAGAALHCWPSPSNAVAEISRVLRSGGVFVATTFLVSPLNTPLPLEAFQSLRQSFGQVTNSYNYFTEKEIEDLCRSCGLVNYTSTVRRSFIMFSAQKP; this is encoded by the exons ATGACGGGCCTGATGGCCATCTCCTCCCCAACCCTCTCTTCTTCCCAACTTCCCTCCTCCCTCCGTGGCTTCCGTCCTCCTCCCCACCCTCTCTGGCTCCGTGCCCGCCCTTCTGTCCCTGGTCTCCGCTCTTCCCGCGGTCTTCGTGTTTCCGCTACCGCCGCACTCTCCGTCGAGCAG GAGACTCGAGTTCAGCACAATGATTCAATGGACCTCCAGTTGCTTGCATGCCCAATTTGCTATGAACCATTAATAAGAAAAGGACCTGCAGGTTTAAACGT GCCATCCATATACAGGTCCGGATTTAAGTGTCAGAAATGCAACAAGTCATTCACCAGTAAAGATGTTTACTTGGATCTAACTATCACTTCAGGAACAACAGAGTACAGCGAGTTCAAGCCTGCTAGGACTGAGTTGTTTAG GAGTCCACTTGTTTCATTTCTTTATGAAAGAGGATGGCGTCAAAACTTCAACCGAAGTGGCTTTCCAGGTCTTGATGAAGAG TTCAACATGGCTCAAGAATACTTCAAGCCTGTCGCAGGCGGTTTGCTTGTAGATGTTAGCTGTGGGAGTGGCTTGTTTTCAAGAAAATTTGCAAAATCTGGATCTTTTTCTGCTGTTGTCGCACTAGATTTTTCTGAGAATATGCTTCGTCAATGCTATGAGTTCATCAAGCAAGATGATACTCTAATAACAAC AAACCTTGCTCTTGTAAGGGCAGATGTATCAAGGCTTCCCTTTGCATCAGGTTCTATTGATGCCGTTCATGCTGGTGCAGCTTTGCATTGCTGGCCTTCACCTTCCAATGCG GTTGCTGAGATAAGTCGGGTTTTAAGAAGTGGTGGTGTCTTTGTCGCAACAACGTTTCTGGTATCTCCTCTGAATACTCCATTACCTTTAGAAGCATTTCAGTCTCTAAGACAG TCATTCGGCCAAGTGACCAACAGCTACAACTACTTCACCGAGAAAGAAATCGAAGACTTGTGCAGATCCTGTGGCCTCGTCAATTATACAAGCACTGTGCGGCGGTCCTTTATCATGTTTTCTGCACAGAAACCATAA
- the LOC103972455 gene encoding uncharacterized protein LOC103972455 isoform X2: MMAFGRAQAILMFATISLHSAVAGLQETPVSAEDVFLISPRRSANSPARILVENTSFVLAAERTRRRDPLNGFKLYNGGWNISDLHYWASVGFTAAPLFAVAAVWFFGFALVLSLICCCYCCFPRRSCSFSRTTCALAVALLILCTAATIVGCVVLFHGQDKFHGTTSNTLDFVEGQSNTTVSNLRSFSTNLADAKKVGVGQISLPADEQAAIDAVVKSLNDAADGVSSRTADNSKRIRDYLDTVRLVLIILVAAVLLLVLLGLTFSILGLQFLVYIFVLVGWVLVAATFFLSGLFLLLHNAVADTCVSMDEWALHPREHTAMDDILPCVDVATTNASLRRSREVTFQLVNVVNQVITNVSNADFPPMLKPLYYNQSGPLLPPLCNPYDPDLGSRNCTTGELGFNNVSQVRPYELIRDPTVTIIITDPTRTTILLVQVWRSYVCQVTVVNGSDICATVGRITPKIYAQMMAAANVSHGLYQYGPFLAGLADCTFVRQTFRSITLDHCPGLGRYSKQVFIGLAMASAAVMLSLVLWVIYARARWHRKRNKQLLARSDHEQLHLQEKYLLGTPRSGR; this comes from the exons ATGATGGCGTTCGGTAGAGCTCAGGCGATTTTGATGTTCGCCACCATTTCTCTGCATTCTGCCGTTGCGGGACTGCAAGAAACACCAGTTTCAG CAGAGGACGTCTTTTTGATTTCGCCAAGGAGATCTGCCAATTCACCTGCTCGAATCCTCGTGGAGAACACGTCCTTCGTCTTGGCCGCAGAGAGGACTCGAAGAAGAGATCCTTTAAACGGATTCAAACTCTACAATGGTGGCTGGAACATCAGCGATCTGCACTACTGGGCC TCCGTCGGCTTCACTGCTGCTCCTCTCTTCGCCGTCGCCGCCGTCTGGTTCTTCGGCTTCGCTCTGGTCTTGTCTTTGATTtgttgctgctactgctgcttccCCCGACGCAGTTGTTCCTTCTCCCGCACAACTTGCGCTCTCGCCGTCGCACTTCTCATCCTGTGCACTGCTGCCACAAT AGTCGGATGCGTTGTTCTGTTCCATGGACAGGATAAGTTCCATGGAACCACGTCGAACACCTTGGATTTCGTCGAGGGCCAGTCGAACACCACCGTCTCCAACCTTAGGAGCTTCTCCACCAACCTGGCCGACGCTAAGAAGGTCGGGGTGGGTCAGATCTCCCTTCCGGCCGACGAGCAGGCCGCGATCGACGCAGTCGTGAAAAGTCTCAACGACGCCGCGGACGGCGTTTCCTCTCGCACAGCGGACAATTCCAAGAGGATACGAGACTACTTGGATACTGT GCGTCTTGTGTTGATCATCCTCGTGGCTGCAGTGCTCCTTCTGGTTCTTCTCGGATTAA CATTTTCGATTCTTGGACTGCAATTTCTCGTCTACAT ATTCGTCCTCGTTGGATGGGTGCTGGTGGCAGCAACCTTCTTCTTGAgcggcctcttcctcctcctccacaa TGCAGTGGCGGACACTTGCGTCTCGATGGATGAATGGGCTCTTCACCCCCGCGAGCACACGGCCATGGACGACATCCTCCCTTGCGTGGACGTCGCCACCACTAACGCGTCTCTGAGGCGAAGCAGGGAGGTCACCTTTCAGCTGGTGAACGTCGTCAACCAGGTGATCACCAACGTCTCCAACGCCGACTTCCCACCCATGCTCAAGCCTCTCTACTACAACCAGTCCGGTCCCCTGTTGCCTCCTCTCTGCAACCCGTACGACCCAGACCTCGGCAGCCGCAACTGCACcaccggagaattagggttcaacAACGTCTCTCAGGTACGACCTTATGAACTCATTCGCGATCCGACCGTCACAATCATCATCACTGACCCCACAAGAACCACCATTCTTCTCGTGCAGGTATGGCGCAGCTACGTGTGCCAAGTCACAGTGGTCAATGGATCCGACATCTGTGCCACCGTCGGTCGCATTACTCCCAAGATCTACGCACAGATGATGGCAGCAGCGAACGTGAGCCACGGCCTGTACCAGTACGGGCCGTTCCTCGCAGGGCTAGCGGACTGCACCTTCGTGCGGCAGACCTTCCGGTCCATCACCCTCGACCACTGCCCCGGCCTGGGGCGTTACAGCAAACAGGTCTTCATCGGCTTGGCCATGGCCTCAGCGGCGGTGATGCTGTCTTTGGTTCTCTGGGTCATCTACGCCCGCGCGAGGTGGCATCGCAAGCGTAACAAGCAGCTTCTGGCTCGATCCGACCATGAACAACTGCACCTGCAAGAGAAATATCTACTGGGAACTCCGAGATCAGGAAGATGA
- the LOC103972455 gene encoding uncharacterized protein LOC103972455 isoform X1 has protein sequence MMAFGRAQAILMFATISLHSAVAGLQETPVSGAAEDVFLISPRRSANSPARILVENTSFVLAAERTRRRDPLNGFKLYNGGWNISDLHYWASVGFTAAPLFAVAAVWFFGFALVLSLICCCYCCFPRRSCSFSRTTCALAVALLILCTAATIVGCVVLFHGQDKFHGTTSNTLDFVEGQSNTTVSNLRSFSTNLADAKKVGVGQISLPADEQAAIDAVVKSLNDAADGVSSRTADNSKRIRDYLDTVRLVLIILVAAVLLLVLLGLTFSILGLQFLVYIFVLVGWVLVAATFFLSGLFLLLHNAVADTCVSMDEWALHPREHTAMDDILPCVDVATTNASLRRSREVTFQLVNVVNQVITNVSNADFPPMLKPLYYNQSGPLLPPLCNPYDPDLGSRNCTTGELGFNNVSQVRPYELIRDPTVTIIITDPTRTTILLVQVWRSYVCQVTVVNGSDICATVGRITPKIYAQMMAAANVSHGLYQYGPFLAGLADCTFVRQTFRSITLDHCPGLGRYSKQVFIGLAMASAAVMLSLVLWVIYARARWHRKRNKQLLARSDHEQLHLQEKYLLGTPRSGR, from the exons ATGATGGCGTTCGGTAGAGCTCAGGCGATTTTGATGTTCGCCACCATTTCTCTGCATTCTGCCGTTGCGGGACTGCAAGAAACACCAGTTTCAG GAGCAGCAGAGGACGTCTTTTTGATTTCGCCAAGGAGATCTGCCAATTCACCTGCTCGAATCCTCGTGGAGAACACGTCCTTCGTCTTGGCCGCAGAGAGGACTCGAAGAAGAGATCCTTTAAACGGATTCAAACTCTACAATGGTGGCTGGAACATCAGCGATCTGCACTACTGGGCC TCCGTCGGCTTCACTGCTGCTCCTCTCTTCGCCGTCGCCGCCGTCTGGTTCTTCGGCTTCGCTCTGGTCTTGTCTTTGATTtgttgctgctactgctgcttccCCCGACGCAGTTGTTCCTTCTCCCGCACAACTTGCGCTCTCGCCGTCGCACTTCTCATCCTGTGCACTGCTGCCACAAT AGTCGGATGCGTTGTTCTGTTCCATGGACAGGATAAGTTCCATGGAACCACGTCGAACACCTTGGATTTCGTCGAGGGCCAGTCGAACACCACCGTCTCCAACCTTAGGAGCTTCTCCACCAACCTGGCCGACGCTAAGAAGGTCGGGGTGGGTCAGATCTCCCTTCCGGCCGACGAGCAGGCCGCGATCGACGCAGTCGTGAAAAGTCTCAACGACGCCGCGGACGGCGTTTCCTCTCGCACAGCGGACAATTCCAAGAGGATACGAGACTACTTGGATACTGT GCGTCTTGTGTTGATCATCCTCGTGGCTGCAGTGCTCCTTCTGGTTCTTCTCGGATTAA CATTTTCGATTCTTGGACTGCAATTTCTCGTCTACAT ATTCGTCCTCGTTGGATGGGTGCTGGTGGCAGCAACCTTCTTCTTGAgcggcctcttcctcctcctccacaa TGCAGTGGCGGACACTTGCGTCTCGATGGATGAATGGGCTCTTCACCCCCGCGAGCACACGGCCATGGACGACATCCTCCCTTGCGTGGACGTCGCCACCACTAACGCGTCTCTGAGGCGAAGCAGGGAGGTCACCTTTCAGCTGGTGAACGTCGTCAACCAGGTGATCACCAACGTCTCCAACGCCGACTTCCCACCCATGCTCAAGCCTCTCTACTACAACCAGTCCGGTCCCCTGTTGCCTCCTCTCTGCAACCCGTACGACCCAGACCTCGGCAGCCGCAACTGCACcaccggagaattagggttcaacAACGTCTCTCAGGTACGACCTTATGAACTCATTCGCGATCCGACCGTCACAATCATCATCACTGACCCCACAAGAACCACCATTCTTCTCGTGCAGGTATGGCGCAGCTACGTGTGCCAAGTCACAGTGGTCAATGGATCCGACATCTGTGCCACCGTCGGTCGCATTACTCCCAAGATCTACGCACAGATGATGGCAGCAGCGAACGTGAGCCACGGCCTGTACCAGTACGGGCCGTTCCTCGCAGGGCTAGCGGACTGCACCTTCGTGCGGCAGACCTTCCGGTCCATCACCCTCGACCACTGCCCCGGCCTGGGGCGTTACAGCAAACAGGTCTTCATCGGCTTGGCCATGGCCTCAGCGGCGGTGATGCTGTCTTTGGTTCTCTGGGTCATCTACGCCCGCGCGAGGTGGCATCGCAAGCGTAACAAGCAGCTTCTGGCTCGATCCGACCATGAACAACTGCACCTGCAAGAGAAATATCTACTGGGAACTCCGAGATCAGGAAGATGA
- the LOC103972455 gene encoding uncharacterized protein LOC103972455 isoform X3, translated as MMAFGRAQAILMFATISLHSAVAGLQETPVSEDVFLISPRRSANSPARILVENTSFVLAAERTRRRDPLNGFKLYNGGWNISDLHYWASVGFTAAPLFAVAAVWFFGFALVLSLICCCYCCFPRRSCSFSRTTCALAVALLILCTAATIVGCVVLFHGQDKFHGTTSNTLDFVEGQSNTTVSNLRSFSTNLADAKKVGVGQISLPADEQAAIDAVVKSLNDAADGVSSRTADNSKRIRDYLDTVRLVLIILVAAVLLLVLLGLTFSILGLQFLVYIFVLVGWVLVAATFFLSGLFLLLHNAVADTCVSMDEWALHPREHTAMDDILPCVDVATTNASLRRSREVTFQLVNVVNQVITNVSNADFPPMLKPLYYNQSGPLLPPLCNPYDPDLGSRNCTTGELGFNNVSQVRPYELIRDPTVTIIITDPTRTTILLVQVWRSYVCQVTVVNGSDICATVGRITPKIYAQMMAAANVSHGLYQYGPFLAGLADCTFVRQTFRSITLDHCPGLGRYSKQVFIGLAMASAAVMLSLVLWVIYARARWHRKRNKQLLARSDHEQLHLQEKYLLGTPRSGR; from the exons ATGATGGCGTTCGGTAGAGCTCAGGCGATTTTGATGTTCGCCACCATTTCTCTGCATTCTGCCGTTGCGGGACTGCAAGAAACACCAGTTTCAG AGGACGTCTTTTTGATTTCGCCAAGGAGATCTGCCAATTCACCTGCTCGAATCCTCGTGGAGAACACGTCCTTCGTCTTGGCCGCAGAGAGGACTCGAAGAAGAGATCCTTTAAACGGATTCAAACTCTACAATGGTGGCTGGAACATCAGCGATCTGCACTACTGGGCC TCCGTCGGCTTCACTGCTGCTCCTCTCTTCGCCGTCGCCGCCGTCTGGTTCTTCGGCTTCGCTCTGGTCTTGTCTTTGATTtgttgctgctactgctgcttccCCCGACGCAGTTGTTCCTTCTCCCGCACAACTTGCGCTCTCGCCGTCGCACTTCTCATCCTGTGCACTGCTGCCACAAT AGTCGGATGCGTTGTTCTGTTCCATGGACAGGATAAGTTCCATGGAACCACGTCGAACACCTTGGATTTCGTCGAGGGCCAGTCGAACACCACCGTCTCCAACCTTAGGAGCTTCTCCACCAACCTGGCCGACGCTAAGAAGGTCGGGGTGGGTCAGATCTCCCTTCCGGCCGACGAGCAGGCCGCGATCGACGCAGTCGTGAAAAGTCTCAACGACGCCGCGGACGGCGTTTCCTCTCGCACAGCGGACAATTCCAAGAGGATACGAGACTACTTGGATACTGT GCGTCTTGTGTTGATCATCCTCGTGGCTGCAGTGCTCCTTCTGGTTCTTCTCGGATTAA CATTTTCGATTCTTGGACTGCAATTTCTCGTCTACAT ATTCGTCCTCGTTGGATGGGTGCTGGTGGCAGCAACCTTCTTCTTGAgcggcctcttcctcctcctccacaa TGCAGTGGCGGACACTTGCGTCTCGATGGATGAATGGGCTCTTCACCCCCGCGAGCACACGGCCATGGACGACATCCTCCCTTGCGTGGACGTCGCCACCACTAACGCGTCTCTGAGGCGAAGCAGGGAGGTCACCTTTCAGCTGGTGAACGTCGTCAACCAGGTGATCACCAACGTCTCCAACGCCGACTTCCCACCCATGCTCAAGCCTCTCTACTACAACCAGTCCGGTCCCCTGTTGCCTCCTCTCTGCAACCCGTACGACCCAGACCTCGGCAGCCGCAACTGCACcaccggagaattagggttcaacAACGTCTCTCAGGTACGACCTTATGAACTCATTCGCGATCCGACCGTCACAATCATCATCACTGACCCCACAAGAACCACCATTCTTCTCGTGCAGGTATGGCGCAGCTACGTGTGCCAAGTCACAGTGGTCAATGGATCCGACATCTGTGCCACCGTCGGTCGCATTACTCCCAAGATCTACGCACAGATGATGGCAGCAGCGAACGTGAGCCACGGCCTGTACCAGTACGGGCCGTTCCTCGCAGGGCTAGCGGACTGCACCTTCGTGCGGCAGACCTTCCGGTCCATCACCCTCGACCACTGCCCCGGCCTGGGGCGTTACAGCAAACAGGTCTTCATCGGCTTGGCCATGGCCTCAGCGGCGGTGATGCTGTCTTTGGTTCTCTGGGTCATCTACGCCCGCGCGAGGTGGCATCGCAAGCGTAACAAGCAGCTTCTGGCTCGATCCGACCATGAACAACTGCACCTGCAAGAGAAATATCTACTGGGAACTCCGAGATCAGGAAGATGA